CTGCAgtaactgtgtgatgctgtcatgtcaatatgaaccaaaatctctgaggaatgtttccaaaaccttgttgaaagtatgcaattaagaattaaggcagttgtGAAGGcaaaaaggggtccaaccttttactagcaaggtgtacctaataaagtggctggtgagtgcaTTATCAGATGGTAAAAGTCAAATGGTATACTAACTTGTGACAGAGCCAAGTGGAGATTAAAGGATAGAAAGCATATGCATATTAGTCAAACAGTTGCTTTATAAATGTGATCGTAGCTGTCAGCTATAAGGGTTCTACACCATCAAATAAAAGCATACATTAGGTCCACAGTTCCCTACAATAGTTTGATGAGACAACTGCATACGGCCAGAACAAGACCACCATCACATTTGAGTAaccttttctctccatctgagtaaaatactaaaaaaagtTCTTATAAAAAGCTACAGAACACTACAAACATGAGTCATCCacctttgtaaaaaaaaaaaaactcattccTCGGTCGGCATAACATAACAACAGCTTGCTGCTCAAggtctttttattctatttatatCTTGATATTTGGTATTCAGATGATCaagtctttttgtgtgtctatTCTGCTTTCTACCAGCTGTCCGAAGAAAAGACTTTGCCAACATGACCAGCTTGTTACATCTGACCTTGTCCAGAAACACCATCAGTCAGATCTTGCCTTCAGCTTTCAGTGACCTGCGGCGACTCAGAGCACTCCACCTAGACTCTAACAGATTAACTGTGATCAAGGTAAGACGAACGGGTGGAACGATGATGGGGAATTAAAAGGTCAACTGGATCACACAACACGGTTACAAATGATGCACAGAGAAGTAGATACACTAGGTGTTCCTGTCTTTAGCACAATATACTCATGGTTTTCCCCTTTCCAACAACCAGGATGAACACTTCAAAGGCCTGACCAACCTTCGTCATTTGATCCTGGCAAATAACCAGCTGCACTCCATATCTCCCCATGCCTTTGATGACTTTCTGTCCACGCTAGAGGATCTAGACCTCAGTTACAACAACCTTGCCCAGGTGCCCTGGGACACGATCGGGCGGCTAACCAATGTCAACACCCTGAACATGGATCATAACCTCATAGAAAATGTTCCCCAGGGGGTTTTCACCAACCTGCACAAACTGGCCAGGTAACAAAAAAATGAGTAGATAAtgtgcagagagacagaaaactgGAAGAGAAATTGTTTCCCTTAGTATGTGCGTCCCTTTTATGCCTCTTGTCCCCCCTTTCCTTTAACAGGTTAGACATGACATCCAACAAGCTGAAGAAAATTCCCCCGGACCCGTTGTTCCTGAGAATCCCAGTTTACGCCAAGTCCAAAggctctcccctctcctctctagTGTTGAGTTTTGGTGGTAACCCTCTTCACTGTAACTGTGAACTTCTTTGGTTGAGGAGACTAACCAGGGAAGACGACCTGGAGACGTGTGCCTCTCCCCCTGACCTCAGTGCCAAGTACTTCTGGACAATACCCGAAGAggtgacattttgatttgaaattgaataatgaaaatgtgttatCACAGACAACACTCCAGATTTTGAAGTGTGACCTGGTTTCTTTTGCCTTTTAGGAGTTTATTTGTGACCCACCAGTTCTGACCCGCAAGTCACCTCATACGGTGGCTATGGAAGGCCAACCAGCCAGTCTGAAGTGCAAAGCGAATGGTGATCCAGAGCCTGAAGTCCACTGGATTAGCCCTGAAGGACGTCTTATTTCTAATAGCTCCAGGTATGGAAATGAATTTTGATGAAGGTGTAATCTGATCTAAAGCATACTACGTTTCTCCCTAGCAGGGAATGTGACCACTGAAAGCACCTCTCTGCATTCAGTGATGTCAGTAACCTGGCAGCCTAGTTGGCAGACACAGGAAGATCATGAAGTCAGGGAGACAGCGCGGATCATTGCTGTGTTGGCTGTGGTAGCAAGGTGTAGGCACTTGACTTGTGTGGGCCAACTCTGACAGAGGATTACAAGAATCTCCTCACCCGGAACACCCTTTCACATATTTTCATCTGGAAGCCTAGCAGGCACACTGGTCAGATAGTAGTTTTTTCAGCTACAACATCCATTGACTGATGATCTCTTCAAATATAATATCTCTTTagctatttatttctctttacaGGACCGTTGTGATAAATTAACATTATCCCTCGGCCTGACAGTCACTGTAGTGACTCTGAATGGGGTCCGAGGGGATGCTGGTGGAAGTTGGCAGCATAGTACACACGCAAGTAAATGGATTGGTTCCAGTGTGGGTGACAGAGAAGGAGGGCTTTGGTGATTCAGAAGTGGAACTGAAAGTGTCTTGCCCCTTTTCTGTTAAAATGATAAGGGAGCAAATTTTGGTCTGGACCATTTTAATATGGCGTTGATACTTTGCCAATCCAAGTTACAGTCTACAATAATTAGAACCATTGTCCTATCTTGGGTGGCTACAAGGGACTACGAGCCAGGACAATGAAAGAAGGACTGCAGGAAAAGTAGTTAAGAATATTAAAGATGAATTAatctgccttgttttttttttttgttttgttttttataataaagtcaccccAGTACGTtaaattttctgtttgtttcaggacTTTAGTTTTCCCTAACGGAAGCCTAGAGATCAACGTAACATCGCTGAAGGATTCGGGAAACTTCACCTGCATTGCCTCCAACGCAGCAGGTGAATCTACAGGAAGGGTGGAGTTAGTTGTGTCTCCTATGCCCCATTTGGCGAACAGCACAAGCCGTAGCCGAGATCCTTCCTCCGAACCTGCCCCCTCCGACATCCTGACCTCCTCTAAGGTTGCGATGCCCAACAACGAGACAAGAGGGGCGGACCGAAGGGTCTCACTGGTGGAACTGACAGGAAACTCTGCCCTCATTAGATGGAGCAGTCAAACTCCCACGACCGGAGTCAGGATGTTCCAAGTGCAGTACAACAGTTCAGGGGATGACACGCTGGTTTACAGGTATGTCTGTCTGCGCTTGCAATTTATACTGCCCATCTGTGTTCTCTGATATTCATAAATCTTTCAAAGCATATTTGTAAAAGGCATCCCGGCGCCTGTATGCatttgtaagtgtgtgtgcagctgtgtgtaaGTTATTCAGGAGACATCAACCGCTGCTGTGAGGATGAGAGCAGATGATAGACGATATGAGTGGAGATTAGTGCCATCCAGTCGTAAAAAGGCTAATCAACTGAAATCATAAAGACATCTGTAGTGGAACGGAGCCATTGTAGAGTTAGTTAAATACAAGGGGAATCTGGGCTAAATGTGACGAATCCTTGCCTCGAATTTTGCTTTATTGCCATGCTGATATTTTTGCAGAGCGCTTTCATTGCTGGTATTTACTTTTATCAGTCAGATACTTTGCTGTGTTTCGTGAGGTTTGACACGACTTGAACGTAGAAAGAGGAACATATTGTTCTTTACAGATCTCTGAAAGTTTCTCTGCACATGACATGCTACTCCACAAAGAGCAGACTGTCTTCCCGAGTCCAAACAAAAAAGGGAACGAACAGCGTCTGGGTGCTGCAACCGATTTCCTGAATGGATTAGATTCCACTTGAATATTAGTTAATTTTTTGATATCTCCgtttcaatacatttttacttggttatgaaagagattttcTTGGTACCTCCACAACATTTTACCTCCAGTTTCATAtcttgcttttgcttttgtgcagctctgttgtcaggctctttaaattcaattcaattcagttctaACCTGATGGAGGTCTCGGTGTTATATCCTCCATCATGCTTTTGGATTGTGGTGTAATCTTGTCGTCTTATGAGACTGGAGCGAAATTTAAAACATCAGGAAATggcatgcattttaaaaaatgtctgaggTACTTAAGAATCAATTTCAGATCTTTGGTCCAGTAGGAATATAAACCACGTTAGTCCTCTATTTTCCTGATTATGCTGTGTAAATTAACACATTGTGATAATGTCCATTTTCACAGAAAGACTATTATGCTCATCCAGCTGGAGAAGAGTCATTGCACAGGTCTATATAGTAACAGTGTTACCAAGCCTTTGACAGCGTAGTCATGTAGCTACACTCACTTGGAACAAGTTCAGCACCCCTGCTGCTTGTGAGATGGAAGAGGTGTTGGTTCGGCTTGtatgaaaagattgtgcagtGAAAGTGCTGAtatatttaaatctgtgt
This sequence is a window from Mugil cephalus isolate CIBA_MC_2020 chromosome 9, CIBA_Mcephalus_1.1, whole genome shotgun sequence. Protein-coding genes within it:
- the zgc:172282 gene encoding leucine-rich repeat and fibronectin type III domain-containing protein 1-like protein, with product MERLWFSLLLLAAACRGQPCPKRCMCQSLSPSLAILCSKTGLLFVPAAIDRRTVELRLQENFITAVRRKDFANMTSLLHLTLSRNTISQILPSAFSDLRRLRALHLDSNRLTVIKDEHFKGLTNLRHLILANNQLHSISPHAFDDFLSTLEDLDLSYNNLAQVPWDTIGRLTNVNTLNMDHNLIENVPQGVFTNLHKLARLDMTSNKLKKIPPDPLFLRIPVYAKSKGSPLSSLVLSFGGNPLHCNCELLWLRRLTREDDLETCASPPDLSAKYFWTIPEEEFICDPPVLTRKSPHTVAMEGQPASLKCKANGDPEPEVHWISPEGRLISNSSRTLVFPNGSLEINVTSLKDSGNFTCIASNAAGESTGRVELVVSPMPHLANSTSRSRDPSSEPAPSDILTSSKVAMPNNETRGADRRVSLVELTGNSALIRWSSQTPTTGVRMFQVQYNSSGDDTLVYRMIPSSSNDFLVRDLAAGRNYDLCVLAVFDDVITSLTATRPLGCLSFTTDTEFSQCQALHSHFLGGTMIIIIGGIIVASVLVFIIILMIRYKVYSQQGTGHGKAAIASSAPRPQSNGQGGASQVQVLPRSASKMTDSQDEQAMAPSRATSPSNTMRDTVALVEEEGSGRSIMTRTDSLANEELLSPTKSRFSSRVAIEMKIRPPSVAKEPTSTMELAEP